The following are encoded in a window of Salinibacter ruber DSM 13855 genomic DNA:
- the hisS gene encoding histidine--tRNA ligase: MSTSFQNIKGTFDILPDAYTDDGGTRVAASAEWRHVEATVRDVMRRHNFEEIRTPVLEPTELVARGVGESTDIVQKEMFAFERSDTQYVLRPEITAPVVRSFLQHHLDQRGGVQKLFYIGPCFRAEQPQKGRYRQFHQFGIEVLGADQPRADAETIAVLMAVCEALGLSDLRLRLNTLGTPERREEYVAALQDYLAPHADELSETSRRRLEQNPLRILDTKVEHEQALLRDAPTLIDFVSDESLAHYDEVKRLLGDLGVEYDEDPHLVRGLDYYTETTFELEHPGLGAQSALAGGGRYDRLAEVLGSDDPVPAVGFAAGMERLFLALDAAEADRPGADTPDVFIAALGDEAEAWCFRTAQELRAGGLHVAHDLMGRSLKAQMKEANRQNAPYAMIIGGNELEAGAATVKEMESGEQEDVPFDDLVEYLTSPAESA; the protein is encoded by the coding sequence GTGAGCACTTCGTTCCAAAACATCAAGGGCACCTTCGACATCCTGCCGGACGCCTACACCGACGACGGGGGGACGCGGGTAGCCGCCAGTGCCGAGTGGCGCCACGTGGAGGCCACGGTCCGCGACGTGATGCGTCGCCACAACTTCGAGGAGATCCGGACGCCCGTGCTGGAGCCCACCGAGCTGGTGGCGCGCGGGGTGGGCGAGTCGACCGACATCGTGCAGAAGGAGATGTTCGCCTTCGAGCGGAGCGACACGCAGTACGTCCTGCGGCCCGAAATTACGGCGCCGGTCGTGCGCTCCTTCCTCCAGCACCACCTCGACCAGCGCGGCGGGGTGCAGAAGTTGTTTTACATCGGCCCGTGCTTCCGCGCCGAGCAGCCGCAGAAGGGGCGCTACCGGCAGTTTCACCAGTTCGGCATCGAGGTCCTGGGCGCGGATCAGCCCCGGGCCGATGCCGAAACCATCGCCGTGCTGATGGCCGTGTGCGAGGCGCTCGGCCTGTCCGACCTGCGCCTCCGCCTCAACACGCTCGGGACGCCGGAGCGCCGCGAGGAGTACGTCGCCGCCCTGCAGGACTACCTGGCGCCGCACGCCGACGAGCTGTCGGAGACGAGCCGCCGTCGCCTGGAGCAAAACCCGCTGCGCATCCTCGATACGAAGGTGGAGCACGAGCAGGCGCTCCTGCGCGACGCGCCCACGCTCATCGACTTTGTCAGCGACGAAAGTCTCGCCCACTACGATGAGGTCAAGAGGCTGCTCGGCGACCTGGGCGTTGAGTACGACGAAGACCCTCACCTCGTACGGGGACTGGATTACTACACCGAGACGACCTTCGAGCTCGAACACCCGGGCCTTGGGGCGCAGAGCGCACTCGCGGGTGGGGGGCGCTACGACCGGCTCGCGGAGGTGTTGGGCAGCGACGATCCGGTGCCCGCGGTCGGCTTCGCGGCGGGGATGGAGCGCCTTTTCCTCGCGCTCGATGCGGCGGAGGCGGACCGGCCCGGGGCGGACACGCCCGATGTTTTCATCGCGGCCCTCGGCGACGAGGCGGAGGCGTGGTGCTTCCGCACGGCCCAGGAGCTGCGCGCGGGGGGGCTCCACGTGGCCCACGACCTCATGGGCCGGTCGCTCAAGGCGCAGATGAAGGAGGCCAACCGGCAGAACGCCCCGTACGCGATGATCATTGGGGGCAACGAGTTGGAGGCCGGGGCCGCGACCGTCAAAGAGATGGAGAGTGGGGAGCAGGAGGACGTTCCGTTTGACGACCTGGTCGAGTACCTCACCAGTCCCGCCGAATCCGCTTAG
- a CDS encoding endonuclease/exonuclease/phosphatase family protein — protein MTYNIEDVRTADLRRTDHPRLQRAAARIQHLAPDVLLVNEMTYDQPGDPGYRAGDPEGRNAQRFVHHYLSTPQADSLDGLSYRTVMLPVNTGLHSGLDLNNDGQVAPAVPEIPGAPEDGSVPPQTDAGRTYGNDAWGFGTFPGQYGMALLVRDDLTVLRDSIRTFRLLPWHEKPNASVPLDTTSFEPWYSPAEWAAVRLSSKSHWDVPVRLPNGEVLHVLASHPTPPGFDGVARRNNHRNHDEVQFWSDYLNQAAYVEDDSGRGGGLHDDAPFLVMGDLNADPDDASIFRNAIRHLIGHERVDGGVVPEASPARQADYPDLDPDDTSRWGARIDYVLPAATVAVDDAGVWRPAPARVPDVPVSDHFPVWVDVRVGP, from the coding sequence ATGACCTACAACATTGAGGACGTGCGCACCGCCGACCTGCGCCGGACCGACCACCCCCGACTCCAGCGGGCGGCGGCGCGCATTCAGCACCTCGCCCCCGATGTGCTGCTCGTCAACGAGATGACCTACGACCAGCCGGGCGACCCCGGCTACCGGGCGGGCGACCCGGAAGGCCGCAACGCCCAGCGGTTCGTCCACCATTACCTCTCCACGCCGCAGGCCGACTCCCTCGACGGCCTCTCGTACCGGACGGTGATGCTCCCCGTCAATACGGGGCTGCACAGCGGGCTCGATCTCAACAATGACGGGCAGGTCGCGCCGGCCGTCCCGGAGATCCCCGGCGCGCCCGAGGACGGCAGCGTGCCCCCACAGACCGACGCGGGGCGCACCTACGGCAACGACGCATGGGGCTTCGGCACCTTTCCCGGGCAGTACGGCATGGCCCTCCTCGTCCGTGACGATTTGACGGTGCTCCGCGACTCGATCCGCACGTTTCGGCTCCTGCCGTGGCACGAGAAGCCGAACGCGTCGGTGCCCCTCGACACCACCTCGTTTGAGCCCTGGTACAGCCCGGCAGAGTGGGCCGCGGTGCGCCTCTCGTCCAAAAGCCACTGGGACGTGCCGGTGCGACTGCCCAACGGAGAGGTCCTGCACGTGTTGGCGAGCCACCCCACGCCGCCCGGGTTCGACGGGGTGGCCCGACGCAACAATCACCGCAACCACGACGAGGTGCAGTTCTGGAGCGACTACCTGAACCAGGCCGCCTACGTCGAGGACGATTCGGGACGGGGGGGCGGCCTGCACGACGACGCCCCGTTCCTCGTCATGGGGGACCTGAACGCCGATCCGGACGACGCGTCGATCTTCCGGAACGCCATCCGGCACCTGATCGGCCACGAGCGCGTCGACGGGGGCGTGGTGCCCGAGGCCTCGCCGGCGCGGCAGGCGGACTATCCGGACCTCGACCCCGACGACACGTCGCGCTGGGGGGCCCGCATCGACTACGTGCTGCCGGCCGCCACCGTGGCTGTCGACGACGCCGGGGTGTGGCGGCCCGCTCCCGCCCGCGTCCCCGACGTGCCCGTGAGCGACCACTTTCCGGTCTGGGTGGACGTGCGCGTCGGCCCGTAG
- a CDS encoding protoporphyrinogen/coproporphyrinogen oxidase, which produces MSTTIDPQESPLTVLGAGPAGLATGFYARKQGLDVRLFEAADAVGGNARTLQMGPFRYDTGAHRFHDKNDAVTADVRALLGDDLRRVDAPSQICWRGRRIDFPLAPYDLLQKLSPSLLAQIAWEQLSIPRVSEDAEHFEEMALQSYGPTLARHFLLNYTEKLWGADATTLSPRVAGDRLEGLDLKTFLLEAFGGPTQKARHLDGSFYYPKHGYGQIAEATADAIGRDRIRTGARITRLSHDDREIRQVTVNDDARVGVDSIVSTLPLTRVLHLLDPPPPEAVRSVAESMRFRHLRLVVLGLDRPRLTANASLYFPERSVPFTRLYEPKNRSPHMAPDDQTVVVLERPCHPHTEAWEQSDDTLRNSAVDLLATQGFIEGDGDVVAVDHRALPFAYPILEVGAHDKANRLKTYLDHFNNLHLLGRSARFTYTHVHNLYARARRLTERIAPRAKSVA; this is translated from the coding sequence ATGTCTACGACCATTGACCCGCAGGAGTCCCCTCTGACCGTACTGGGGGCAGGCCCCGCCGGGCTCGCGACCGGGTTCTACGCCCGGAAGCAGGGGCTCGACGTGCGCCTCTTCGAGGCCGCGGACGCCGTGGGCGGCAACGCGCGGACGCTCCAGATGGGCCCGTTCCGCTACGACACCGGCGCGCACCGCTTCCACGACAAGAACGACGCGGTGACCGCCGACGTGCGGGCCCTCCTGGGCGACGACCTCCGCCGCGTGGACGCCCCCAGCCAAATCTGCTGGCGCGGGCGGCGCATCGACTTTCCCCTTGCCCCTTACGACCTCCTGCAAAAACTTTCGCCCTCCCTCCTCGCCCAAATCGCGTGGGAGCAGCTGTCCATTCCTCGCGTCTCGGAAGACGCCGAGCATTTCGAGGAGATGGCCCTGCAGAGCTACGGCCCCACCCTCGCCAGACACTTCCTGCTCAACTACACCGAGAAGCTGTGGGGCGCCGACGCCACCACGCTCTCGCCCCGCGTGGCGGGGGATCGCCTGGAGGGCCTCGACCTCAAGACGTTTTTACTTGAGGCCTTTGGCGGCCCAACCCAGAAGGCGCGCCACCTCGACGGCTCCTTCTACTACCCCAAGCACGGCTACGGCCAGATCGCCGAGGCCACCGCCGACGCCATCGGCCGCGACCGGATCCGTACCGGGGCCCGCATCACCCGGCTGTCGCACGACGACCGTGAGATCCGTCAGGTCACGGTCAACGACGATGCCCGCGTCGGCGTGGACTCAATCGTGAGCACCCTGCCCCTGACGCGCGTGCTTCATCTGCTCGACCCGCCGCCGCCCGAGGCGGTGCGGTCGGTGGCCGAGTCGATGCGGTTTCGCCACCTTCGTCTCGTGGTGCTGGGGCTGGACCGCCCCCGCCTTACCGCAAACGCCTCCCTCTACTTTCCCGAACGGTCGGTCCCGTTCACCCGCCTCTACGAACCGAAGAACCGCAGCCCCCACATGGCCCCCGACGACCAGACCGTCGTCGTCCTGGAACGCCCCTGCCATCCGCACACCGAGGCGTGGGAGCAGTCGGACGACACCCTTCGGAACAGCGCGGTGGACCTGCTGGCAACCCAGGGCTTCATCGAGGGGGACGGAGATGTCGTCGCGGTCGACCACCGGGCCCTCCCTTTCGCGTACCCCATCCTGGAGGTCGGTGCCCACGACAAAGCCAACCGCCTGAAGACGTACCTGGACCACTTCAACAATCTTCACCTGTTGGGCCGGAGCGCCCGCTTCACCTACACCCACGTGCACAACCTCTACGCCCGGGCCCGACGCCTCACCGAACGAATCGCGCCACGGGCCAAGTCGGTCGCTTAA
- a CDS encoding PTS sugar transporter subunit IIA: MPTTQTTKINQLLDPEHVRIGLAEPSKTAVIDALVDVLTGHGAISRLDDVRAAIFAREEKMSTGVGKGLGLPHAKTPAASNTVAAFATTDEPVDFGAVDDVPVQILLLLVGPEEHKSQHVKILGRISRLVSREPLRERLLDAETPEAVIKTLREGEAALRS, encoded by the coding sequence ATGCCGACGACCCAAACCACCAAGATCAACCAGCTGCTGGACCCGGAGCACGTCCGCATCGGGCTGGCTGAGCCCTCGAAGACCGCGGTGATCGATGCGCTCGTCGACGTGCTCACCGGCCACGGGGCCATCAGTCGCCTCGACGACGTGCGGGCGGCGATCTTTGCGCGGGAGGAGAAGATGTCGACCGGGGTGGGGAAGGGACTCGGCCTCCCCCACGCCAAGACCCCGGCGGCCTCCAATACGGTCGCGGCCTTCGCGACCACCGACGAGCCGGTCGACTTCGGGGCGGTCGACGACGTGCCCGTGCAGATTCTCCTGCTGCTCGTGGGGCCGGAGGAGCACAAGTCGCAGCACGTCAAAATCCTGGGCCGCATCTCGCGGCTCGTAAGCCGGGAGCCGCTGCGGGAGCGCCTTCTGGACGCCGAGACGCCGGAGGCGGTGATCAAAACCCTCCGCGAGGGGGAGGCCGCGCTCCGGAGCTGA
- a CDS encoding pyridoxal phosphate-dependent decarboxylase family protein, with amino-acid sequence MSTPPSSDALHKAAFLGPKGENADELERLLLEVLRDHVFWRRNFHPRDPRLIDERDKRTEAFDDMSARLRDELSKILAELKRAAPLYSPRQVAHIVSDPSLPAFVGYFAGLLYNQNNVVAEVSPETVREERAYFKALAEMVGYPTFLPETLPRDAHARRSAYSWGHLCSGGTVANLETLWIARNIRLYPLAVRLVAHQTDALASFADLEVTTATGERAALDALSTWRLSNLPIDAITDLHLRIKATLQEGPPARAQAFQEALPSVRRAGLASFLLQYNRAFPDDPARLPKVFISQATHYCWQKNMDVVGLGADALETVPVDDRIRLDTDALRERLHACIENRQPVLGVVSIVGTTEEGAIDPLHEIEAVRQEVGDAGLTFWHHCDAAFGGFFASLLPKTEDGNFVPPAQLDDDLAGPDGLLPADDAEALATLPATDSITIDPHKFGYVPYPAGAVLFRDYHVRDAIAYKAPYLADEDQSGFGGFLGQWTLEGSRPGAVAVSCYLSQAMVPLTPDGHGRFMENCIRANQQLFEALTERFSAAEGELNLRPFHHPETVAFCFVIAPAPGVESVASLNDYTNRIWQQMTVDGREDINQYAFLLSRTEVDVAGYAHILEDLLPTDVVQEAAENGASLTLLRTCLMNPFQSDWNTDEGAFPDQVADFLYDVALEESVAHTFPPAPRPSADRHPILVVEQTPRAQEGLARYLEHDEKVVAHFDVRSCSAATLKDRRDRMGEVRDLVLHVDPSAPSQALRITRWLVDEAQIDPEHLLAVTTQHSNGTDVTARLGALGLPARNVILESDLLTSTRRLVLQLSARRSATAGPS; translated from the coding sequence ATGTCCACCCCCCCGTCCTCTGACGCACTCCACAAGGCCGCCTTTCTCGGCCCGAAGGGCGAGAACGCCGACGAGCTGGAGCGCCTGCTCCTCGAAGTGCTCCGCGACCACGTCTTCTGGCGCCGCAACTTTCACCCGCGGGACCCCCGCCTGATCGATGAGCGGGACAAGCGGACCGAGGCGTTCGACGACATGTCGGCCCGGCTTCGGGACGAGCTTTCAAAAATTTTGGCGGAGTTGAAGCGCGCGGCCCCGCTCTACTCGCCGCGGCAGGTGGCCCACATCGTGAGCGACCCGTCGCTGCCCGCCTTCGTGGGCTACTTTGCCGGGCTCCTCTACAACCAAAACAACGTGGTGGCGGAGGTGTCCCCGGAGACGGTGCGGGAGGAGCGGGCCTACTTCAAGGCCCTTGCCGAGATGGTGGGCTACCCCACGTTTCTTCCCGAGACGCTGCCCCGCGACGCCCACGCGCGGCGCTCGGCCTACAGCTGGGGGCACCTCTGCAGCGGCGGGACGGTGGCAAACCTGGAAACGCTCTGGATCGCCCGCAACATTCGGCTCTACCCGTTGGCCGTCCGCCTCGTCGCCCACCAGACCGACGCGTTAGCGTCGTTCGCCGACCTGGAGGTGACGACCGCCACCGGCGAGCGCGCAGCCCTCGACGCCCTGTCCACGTGGCGCCTCTCCAACCTCCCGATCGACGCCATCACCGACCTGCACCTGCGCATCAAGGCGACCCTGCAGGAGGGGCCGCCGGCACGGGCGCAGGCGTTTCAGGAGGCGCTCCCCAGCGTGCGGCGGGCCGGGCTCGCCTCGTTTCTGCTCCAGTACAACCGCGCATTTCCCGACGACCCGGCCCGTCTGCCGAAGGTGTTCATCTCGCAGGCGACCCACTACTGCTGGCAGAAAAACATGGACGTGGTGGGCCTCGGGGCCGACGCGCTGGAGACCGTTCCCGTGGACGACCGCATCCGCCTCGACACCGACGCGCTGCGCGAGCGGCTCCACGCGTGCATCGAGAACCGGCAGCCGGTGCTTGGGGTCGTCTCCATCGTGGGCACCACGGAGGAGGGCGCCATCGACCCGCTGCACGAGATTGAGGCCGTGCGCCAGGAGGTCGGCGACGCCGGCCTCACGTTCTGGCACCACTGCGACGCCGCCTTCGGGGGCTTCTTTGCCTCCCTTCTCCCGAAGACGGAAGACGGGAACTTCGTCCCGCCCGCCCAGCTCGACGACGACCTCGCGGGCCCCGACGGCCTCCTGCCCGCCGACGACGCGGAGGCCCTCGCGACGCTCCCCGCGACGGACTCCATCACGATCGACCCTCACAAGTTCGGCTACGTGCCCTACCCCGCGGGCGCCGTTCTCTTCCGGGACTACCACGTCCGCGACGCCATCGCCTACAAGGCGCCGTACCTCGCCGACGAGGACCAGTCCGGGTTCGGCGGCTTCCTGGGGCAGTGGACGCTGGAGGGCTCCCGCCCCGGCGCCGTGGCCGTCAGCTGCTACCTGTCGCAGGCGATGGTGCCCCTCACGCCCGACGGGCACGGGCGCTTCATGGAAAACTGCATCCGGGCCAACCAGCAGCTCTTTGAGGCGCTGACGGAGCGCTTTTCCGCCGCCGAGGGGGAGCTGAACCTGCGCCCGTTCCACCACCCGGAGACGGTCGCGTTCTGCTTTGTCATCGCCCCGGCCCCGGGCGTCGAAAGCGTCGCCTCCCTGAACGACTACACGAACCGGATCTGGCAGCAGATGACCGTCGACGGGCGGGAGGACATCAACCAGTACGCCTTCCTGCTCTCCCGCACCGAGGTCGACGTGGCCGGCTACGCGCACATCCTGGAGGACCTGCTGCCCACGGACGTGGTGCAGGAGGCCGCGGAGAACGGGGCGTCGCTGACCCTCCTCCGCACCTGCCTCATGAACCCGTTTCAGTCCGACTGGAACACCGACGAGGGGGCCTTCCCCGACCAGGTGGCGGACTTTCTCTACGACGTGGCGCTGGAGGAGTCCGTAGCCCACACGTTCCCGCCCGCCCCGCGCCCCAGTGCCGACCGCCATCCCATCCTAGTCGTCGAGCAGACGCCCCGGGCCCAGGAGGGCCTCGCCCGCTACCTGGAGCACGACGAGAAGGTGGTTGCCCACTTCGACGTTCGCTCCTGCAGCGCCGCTACCCTGAAGGACCGTCGGGACCGCATGGGAGAGGTGCGCGACCTCGTCCTCCACGTCGACCCCTCCGCCCCGTCGCAGGCCCTCCGCATCACGCGCTGGCTCGTAGACGAGGCCCAGATCGACCCCGAGCATCTGCTCGCCGTGACGACCCAGCACAGCAACGGCACCGACGTAACGGCCCGCCTCGGCGCGTTGGGCCTTCCGGCCCGCAACGTCATCCTCGAGTCCGACCTCCTCACCAGCACGCGACGGCTGGTGCTACAGCTCAGTGCCCGCCGGTCCGCCACTGCCGGGCCCTCCTAA
- a CDS encoding HDOD domain-containing protein, whose protein sequence is MASEHPTENSQTTEGAAGVEQDLGAVLTGQNTPSFIARLGREAETALGSILDLAGRLRDASSDIDAVTTKIQGRGETLRRTFRSLRHLARLSDEDGAPDSEEVDAVALAQECLDELDSAARGTGLELALEAPSSPVEITTNGATLRQALRHLLANAITSTAQGAVTLRVDEEDAGIAFRVESTGTGGPGEPDGDLSSLFEPFGQREPEQGASPKGLGLGLPLANAFSDYLGGALDVESGPEDRRGVTLRVPRDIVGATQEETDTGEDREAIRLLVVEDNDVTRRLLRRMLEDAYQVDMAEEAGEAIQQAEEEAYDVFILDVNLKDRRTGVEVLQAVRRMEGYGSTPAVACTAYALDDHREHFLRAGFDDVVAKPVTKREILDVVDQRLEEPTSSEVEAPEISLSGIELPPIPTTLIEVASLASSPESPDVEALTEALQKDAVVSQWLIRHINSAYYSMRESIDTVERAVRYLGFQPVCNLILTKVIGESFSGAEEPEGEQVQQYIMKTSVLAAYVARELSKEIGFEEPGVAYTGGIFAQIGRLALLEDEGETYVDLWFEEQDRSASFRGPPPQGQEILHFEEDYVQNGLAVGKACGVSDKLQAVLRAHHRPARARTAFRPLVPLVAVAFKVAHHADDLEDENPWDGEEALARDLQGFQVTRHVVEGQPLSERKLIALVVDIVGDAIEFVDEVLDAA, encoded by the coding sequence ATGGCTTCGGAGCATCCTACCGAAAATAGTCAGACGACCGAAGGGGCCGCAGGTGTCGAGCAGGATCTGGGGGCCGTCCTGACCGGACAGAACACGCCCTCCTTCATCGCACGCCTGGGCCGCGAGGCGGAGACGGCCCTCGGGTCTATTCTCGACCTGGCGGGGCGACTGCGGGACGCTTCCTCCGACATCGACGCGGTGACGACGAAAATCCAGGGGCGTGGCGAAACCCTTCGAAGAACCTTTCGGTCTCTGAGGCACCTTGCGCGTCTGTCCGACGAGGACGGCGCCCCCGATTCCGAAGAGGTCGATGCCGTTGCCCTGGCCCAAGAATGCCTCGATGAGCTCGATTCGGCCGCCCGCGGCACGGGACTCGAACTTGCTCTTGAGGCGCCGTCGTCCCCCGTCGAGATCACGACGAACGGGGCGACGCTGCGCCAGGCGCTGCGCCACCTTCTCGCAAATGCGATCACGTCCACCGCCCAGGGAGCGGTGACCCTTCGCGTCGACGAAGAGGACGCCGGGATCGCCTTTCGCGTCGAGAGCACCGGTACCGGGGGGCCTGGGGAGCCCGACGGGGATCTTTCGTCGCTGTTTGAGCCTTTTGGGCAGCGAGAGCCGGAACAGGGGGCATCGCCGAAAGGGCTCGGGCTCGGCCTGCCGCTCGCCAACGCCTTTTCCGATTATCTGGGGGGAGCCCTTGACGTTGAGAGCGGTCCCGAGGACAGACGGGGGGTTACGCTACGCGTGCCCCGTGACATTGTGGGGGCCACCCAGGAGGAAACCGACACGGGGGAGGACCGAGAAGCAATTCGTCTGCTGGTTGTGGAGGACAACGACGTCACCCGCCGGCTGCTCCGCCGAATGCTCGAGGACGCCTACCAGGTCGACATGGCCGAGGAGGCCGGGGAGGCGATCCAGCAGGCCGAAGAGGAGGCCTACGACGTGTTCATTCTGGACGTGAACCTGAAAGACCGCCGCACCGGTGTAGAGGTGCTTCAGGCAGTGCGCAGGATGGAGGGGTACGGGTCCACCCCTGCGGTCGCCTGCACGGCGTACGCCCTGGACGACCACCGCGAGCATTTTCTCCGGGCCGGATTCGACGACGTCGTGGCGAAGCCGGTCACCAAGCGCGAAATTCTCGATGTCGTCGATCAGCGGCTCGAAGAGCCTACTTCGTCGGAGGTGGAGGCCCCGGAAATATCATTGTCGGGGATTGAACTCCCCCCAATCCCGACCACACTCATCGAGGTCGCAAGTCTCGCGTCCAGCCCCGAGTCCCCCGACGTGGAGGCGCTCACGGAGGCGTTGCAGAAGGACGCGGTGGTGTCGCAGTGGCTCATTCGCCACATCAACTCGGCGTACTACAGCATGCGGGAGTCCATCGATACCGTCGAGCGGGCCGTGCGGTACCTCGGCTTTCAGCCGGTGTGCAACCTCATCCTGACGAAAGTGATTGGGGAGAGCTTTTCCGGTGCCGAGGAGCCGGAAGGGGAGCAGGTCCAGCAGTACATCATGAAAACCAGTGTGCTGGCGGCCTACGTGGCCCGCGAGCTGTCGAAGGAGATCGGCTTCGAGGAGCCCGGCGTGGCCTATACCGGCGGCATTTTTGCCCAAATCGGCCGGCTGGCCCTGCTCGAAGACGAGGGCGAGACCTACGTCGACCTTTGGTTTGAGGAGCAGGACCGGTCGGCGTCCTTTCGGGGCCCGCCCCCGCAGGGACAAGAGATTCTGCACTTCGAAGAGGACTACGTGCAGAACGGCCTTGCGGTGGGGAAGGCGTGCGGCGTCTCCGACAAATTGCAGGCTGTCCTCCGGGCCCACCACCGTCCCGCCCGGGCCCGTACGGCGTTCCGCCCGCTCGTCCCGCTCGTCGCGGTGGCCTTCAAGGTGGCCCACCACGCCGACGACCTCGAAGACGAGAATCCGTGGGACGGCGAGGAGGCCCTCGCCCGCGACCTTCAGGGGTTCCAGGTGACCCGTCACGTAGTCGAGGGGCAGCCCCTTTCCGAGCGGAAGCTGATCGCGCTGGTCGTGGACATCGTCGGGGATGCCATCGAGTTCGTCGACGAGGTTCTGGATGCGGCCTAG
- a CDS encoding secondary thiamine-phosphate synthase enzyme YjbQ, whose translation MEWRQDTVRLAPKPRGFHLVTDQILERGPRLDDFQTGLLHVFIQHTSASLTINENAAPAVRGDMERHFNEMVPENQPYYQHTVEGPDDMPAHIKASLLDTSLSVPLQDGQPAFGTWQGIYLNEHRDNGGARSVVVTAYGETA comes from the coding sequence ATGGAGTGGAGACAGGACACCGTCCGCCTCGCCCCGAAGCCCCGCGGGTTTCACCTCGTCACCGATCAGATCCTGGAGCGTGGACCCCGCCTGGACGACTTTCAGACGGGCCTCCTGCACGTCTTCATTCAGCACACCTCTGCCTCCCTCACGATTAACGAGAATGCCGCCCCGGCGGTGCGCGGCGACATGGAGCGTCACTTCAACGAGATGGTGCCCGAGAACCAGCCCTACTACCAGCACACCGTGGAGGGCCCCGACGACATGCCCGCCCACATCAAGGCGTCGCTGCTCGACACGAGCCTCTCCGTTCCCCTCCAGGATGGGCAGCCGGCCTTTGGCACCTGGCAGGGCATCTACCTGAACGAGCACCGCGACAACGGCGGCGCGCGCTCGGTGGTGGTGACGGCCTATGGGGAGACGGCGTAG